From Crassaminicella indica, one genomic window encodes:
- a CDS encoding DUF58 domain-containing protein has product MSITKKFILLVLVGVVLICISVPFGIYFESFIIYNTVLLIFTIVDYFITPTKNAFEVERIGEDKLSLFEEEIIMIRIYNKSKLPATIEVLHEFPNAFTCKNDSIEGRINPHLSEVFTFKVIPNKRGAFLFEEIYIRRLGRLGLVKKDLLIKNSKEYKVYPSLKNLKKYHMMMRKDYFINNGEKIIKRKSDGREFESLREYVRGDDIRKINWIKTARENKLMVNQYEPENNKHIYILLDTGRTMSYRIKEYSKLDLAINAAVFLSDVVCYNKDQSGLMIFNTKVDTFIKPSKGDYHRNNILEALYHVEGTRLTSNYDEVLFYLSSKEKRRSLICIFTDMDTLQEVYYIEKGLEYITKKHQVLMFLVKDEKLDEAINIEVNNQKDAFLKGIGYKMKNERKKIIKALSRKGVICIECDKEDIIYKAVNEYMRIKNREAI; this is encoded by the coding sequence GTGAGTATTACAAAAAAATTTATTCTATTGGTGCTTGTTGGAGTAGTTCTCATATGTATAAGTGTACCTTTTGGTATATATTTTGAAAGCTTTATTATATATAATACAGTATTACTTATTTTTACTATTGTGGATTATTTTATCACACCTACAAAAAATGCTTTTGAGGTAGAAAGAATTGGAGAAGATAAGCTATCTTTATTCGAGGAAGAAATTATTATGATTCGGATATACAATAAAAGTAAATTACCAGCAACTATAGAAGTACTACATGAATTTCCAAATGCTTTTACCTGTAAAAATGATTCTATAGAGGGAAGGATCAATCCTCATTTAAGTGAGGTTTTTACCTTTAAGGTAATCCCAAATAAAAGAGGAGCATTTTTATTTGAAGAAATATATATTAGACGATTAGGAAGGTTAGGACTAGTTAAGAAGGATTTGCTTATAAAAAATAGCAAAGAATATAAAGTATATCCTAGTCTTAAAAATTTAAAGAAGTATCATATGATGATGAGGAAAGATTATTTTATAAATAATGGAGAAAAGATTATTAAAAGAAAGTCTGACGGTAGAGAATTCGAAAGTTTAAGAGAATATGTAAGAGGCGATGATATCAGAAAGATCAATTGGATTAAAACAGCAAGAGAAAATAAGCTTATGGTCAATCAGTATGAGCCTGAAAATAATAAACATATATATATATTGTTAGATACAGGTAGAACTATGAGTTATCGAATTAAAGAATATAGTAAGTTGGATTTGGCGATTAATGCAGCAGTATTTTTATCAGATGTGGTTTGTTATAATAAAGATCAATCTGGACTTATGATATTTAATACGAAGGTTGATACATTTATAAAGCCGTCTAAGGGGGATTATCATAGGAATAATATATTAGAAGCACTTTACCATGTGGAGGGAACGAGGCTTACATCTAACTATGATGAAGTATTATTTTATTTGAGTAGTAAAGAAAAAAGAAGAAGTTTAATTTGTATCTTTACTGATATGGATACATTGCAGGAAGTATATTATATAGAAAAAGGACTAGAATATATTACTAAAAAACATCAAGTGTTAATGTTTTTAGTAAAGGATGAAAAGCTAGACGAAGCTATAAACATTGAGGTAAATAATCAAAAAGATGCCTTTTTAAAAGGCATCGGATATAAAATGAAGAATGAAAGAAAGAAAATAATCAAAGCATTAAGCAGAAAAGGGGTTATCTGTATTGAGTGTGATAAAGAAGATATCATCTATAAAGCTGTAAACGAATATATGAGAATAAAAAATAGAGAAGCTATTTAG
- a CDS encoding stage II sporulation protein M produces MKENIFIKRNKIYWNELEEHIHLFSKNSISRISSEKIERFLYLFRSASHHLAYARTHYPKSKLEKYLNTLVGNAHHHLYTVKKNPWYDFKNYILRDFPNALRKHQLFILSSFLVFLFGAIISFIMVIYDSTNSLYFLPKNIIDTIDYSFKNRQWDYPLMSSIIMINNITVSLKAFVYGLFLGIGTIYILFINGCILGSLTGLVYLNGDLLKYTSLILPHGIIELTAIFIAGGAGLLLGKGLLIPGKYKRLDYLIKSGKEGVRLLLGCIIFLIIAAIIEGFFTPLDISPVIKLGFAGFTLLGLILYMVFLKSSK; encoded by the coding sequence TTGAAAGAAAACATTTTTATTAAAAGAAACAAAATATATTGGAACGAACTTGAGGAACACATCCATTTATTTAGCAAAAATAGTATCTCAAGAATATCTTCAGAAAAAATAGAACGCTTTTTATATCTTTTTAGGTCTGCTAGTCACCATCTAGCTTATGCAAGAACTCATTATCCAAAATCAAAGCTTGAAAAATATCTTAACACTTTAGTTGGCAATGCTCATCACCATCTATATACCGTTAAAAAAAATCCGTGGTATGACTTCAAAAATTATATACTGCGAGATTTTCCAAATGCATTAAGAAAGCATCAGCTTTTTATATTATCAAGCTTTTTAGTTTTCTTATTTGGTGCAATCATTAGCTTTATCATGGTAATTTATGATAGCACAAACAGCTTATATTTTTTGCCTAAAAACATTATAGATACTATTGATTATAGCTTTAAAAATAGGCAATGGGATTATCCTCTTATGTCTAGTATCATTATGATAAACAATATTACTGTTAGCCTAAAAGCTTTTGTTTATGGTTTATTTTTAGGAATTGGTACTATTTACATTTTATTTATCAATGGATGCATCTTAGGGTCTTTAACAGGCCTTGTATACTTAAATGGTGATTTATTAAAATATACATCGCTCATTCTTCCTCACGGAATCATTGAATTAACAGCTATTTTTATTGCTGGTGGAGCTGGTTTGTTACTAGGTAAAGGATTGCTAATCCCTGGTAAATATAAGCGCTTGGATTATTTAATAAAAAGTGGCAAAGAAGGAGTTCGATTATTATTAGGCTGCATAATATTTTTAATTATTGCTGCAATAATCGAAGGCTTCTTTACACCACTTGATATCTCACCGGTGATCAAACTAGGCTTTGCAGGATTTACTCTTTTAGGACTTATACTGTATATGGTATTTTTAAAATCATCTAAATAG
- a CDS encoding AAA family ATPase has product MEEIKTKEFVRAIKKELSKVIVEQEEVIDLILIALLTKGHVLLEGVPGLGKTLLIKSLAKTIGIDFNRVQFTPDLMPSDITGARIYNTKEREFEFIKGPIFTNLLLGDEINRTPPKTQAGLLETMEEGKVTIDGVEYKLKEPFMVFATQNPVEYEGTYPLPEALLDRFFMKIYIDYPSIQGEIEILKRHNKGFDKTLENIAIKEIGNQEDLLRCQREVENITIEDSLMEYIIQIIYKTRELSFVEIGSSPRGAIALLKASKANAVLMERDFVIPEDIKRVAYPVLRHRIILKPEAYVEGIKTDDVINQILSDVKVPR; this is encoded by the coding sequence TTGGAAGAGATTAAAACAAAGGAATTCGTTAGAGCTATCAAAAAAGAACTAAGTAAGGTAATTGTTGAACAGGAGGAAGTTATAGATTTGATTCTCATAGCTCTATTAACAAAGGGACATGTATTGTTAGAGGGAGTACCAGGACTTGGAAAAACATTATTAATTAAATCATTGGCAAAGACAATAGGAATAGATTTTAATAGAGTACAGTTTACACCGGATCTTATGCCGTCAGATATTACAGGAGCTAGAATATATAATACAAAGGAAAGAGAATTTGAATTTATTAAAGGTCCTATATTTACAAATCTATTATTAGGAGATGAAATAAATCGAACACCGCCAAAGACTCAAGCAGGATTATTAGAGACTATGGAAGAAGGAAAGGTAACTATTGATGGTGTGGAATATAAATTAAAGGAGCCATTTATGGTTTTTGCTACACAAAACCCAGTAGAATATGAAGGAACTTATCCATTACCAGAAGCTTTATTAGATAGATTTTTCATGAAAATTTATATAGATTATCCTTCTATACAAGGGGAAATAGAAATACTCAAAAGACATAATAAAGGATTTGATAAAACCCTTGAAAACATAGCTATAAAAGAGATTGGAAATCAAGAGGATTTATTAAGGTGTCAGAGGGAAGTGGAAAATATTACCATTGAAGATTCATTGATGGAGTATATTATACAAATCATTTATAAAACAAGGGAACTATCTTTTGTAGAAATAGGCAGTAGTCCTAGAGGAGCGATTGCACTACTTAAAGCATCGAAAGCGAATGCTGTATTGATGGAAAGAGATTTTGTTATTCCCGAGGATATCAAAAGGGTTGCTTATCCAGTATTAAGACATCGCATCATTTTAAAACCGGAAGCCTATGTTGAAGGTATTAAAACAGATGATGTAATAAATCAAATTTTATCTGATGTGAAGGTTCCCCGTTAA